In a genomic window of Helianthus annuus cultivar XRQ/B chromosome 10, HanXRQr2.0-SUNRISE, whole genome shotgun sequence:
- the LOC110880753 gene encoding cyclin-K-like: MGKVKTHSKLVVVIKKPYGREGVLSIMPPRVRGKGNGPMRGGPSRHAGPSHRRTPSALFSSSNSHDQWGHSFEPTRHSVSLSSSPSFHPSFGLPIPDEPQHSHHSHVSHHSQDSHQSYHSLHSHSFHHSDSTYSPAQFNPNDYVNDFLGFNPLGPEDHFSQEMEMDDDPDPDLQTGTPGHPISISSGSPYQGSPTEGPTRLSKVSPPPLPVEEPPQQPPQPPPEPPRRRRNARISVRGGSRFSSPQGSSSYPPIPEDPQMGGPSHAVPEDDPPPVSYAPPPPPVGFENLIPTYPGSSGYNPFEYPTSAGYGTHDPYLTAAQYNALYPSSYPPVYPTGYPVQGYQYPPYQQPPPPQQEQTQEILQRLDRVERKADETNKKHSSFLKGFASLIKGKKK, translated from the exons ATGGGGAAAGTAAAGACTCATTCAAAACTTGTGGTTGTGATTAAGAAGCCGTATGGTAGGGAGGGG GTTTTATCGATAATGCCACCACGTGTACGAGGCAAGGGAAACGGTCCAATGAGAGGTGGACCATCAAGACATGCAGGACCTTCCCATAGGCGCACTCCGTCTGCGTTATTTTCTAGCTCGAATTCGCATGACCAATGGGGTCATTCGTTTGAACCCACGAGACACTCGGTCTCATTGAGTTCATCACCCTCGTTTCATCCATCATTTGGGCTGCCTATTCCAGACGAGCCCCAGCATTCCCATCACTCTCATGTTTCACATCATTCACAAGATTCCCACCAATCCTACCATTCCTTGCATTCTCATTCTTTCCATCACTCTGATTCCACGTATTCTCCAGCCCAGTTCAACCCTAATGACTATGTCAACGATTTTCTGGGTTTCAATCCTCTAGGACCCGAGGATCACTTTTCCCAGGAGATGGAAATGGATGACGACCCCGATCCTGATCTGCAAACCGGAACACCAGGTCACCCTATCAGCATCTCTAGCGGTTCTCCATACCAAGGATCACCTACCGAGGGCCCGACTCGTTTGTCGAAAG tttctcCACCACCTCTACCCGTTGAGGAACCACCTCAACAACCACCTCAACCACCTCCCGAGCCGCCGAGGCGAAGGAGGAATGCACGAATATCCGTGCGAGGGGGATCACGGTTCAGTTCCCCTCAAGGTTCAAGCTCATACCCTCCGATTCCTGAGGACCCCCAAATGGGTGGACCCTCGCATGCGGTGCCGGAAGACGATCCTCCGCCGGTTTCTTATGCACCGCCGCCACCGCCAGTGGGTTTTGAAAACCTGATACCGACTTACCCAGGTTCTTCTGGGTATAACCCTTTTGAATACCCAACTTCTGCGGGTTATGGAACTCATGATCCATACCTTACAGCAGCACAGTATAATGCACTTTATCCTTCTTCTTATCCTCCAGTTTACCCAACTGGATATCCAGTGCAGGGGTATCAATACCCACCTTACcagcaacctcctcctccccaACAGGAGCAAACTCAGGAGATTCTACAGAGGTTGGATAGGGTTGAGCGTAAAGCAGATGAAACCAATAAGAAGCACAGCAGCTTTCTCAAGGGCTTTGCAAGTCTCATCAAAGGCAAAAAGAAATAG